Proteins co-encoded in one Juglans regia cultivar Chandler chromosome 16, Walnut 2.0, whole genome shotgun sequence genomic window:
- the LOC108980410 gene encoding benzyl alcohol O-benzoyltransferase-like gives MAAPTQSLVFTVRRSKPELIPPAQPTPHEFKQLSDIDDQESFRFQAPVIQFYRHDPSMQGRDPVKVIREALAQTLVFYYPFAGRLREGPGRKLVVECTSEGVVFIEADADVTLEQFGDALRPPFPCLEELLFDLPGSGGVLHCPLLLIQVTRLKCGAFIFALRLNHTMSDAAGLVQFMTAVGEMARGARSPSVLPVWQRHFLNARDPTCLTCTHREYDEVIDTKGTGTITPLEDMACRSFFFGRTELSAIRRFVPLHLSQSTTFEVIMACLWRCRTIALQFDRNEEVRMMSIVSARGKFNPPLPSGYYGNVFAYPAAVTTAGKLCENTNLGYALELVRKAKREVNEEYMRSVADLMVIRGRPFLTVVGSFLVSDVTRAGFGKVDFGWGKPAYGGPAECVVRSIPRTGSFYIPCKNSKGEEGIAVGVCLPAPAMEIFVKELDFFLKNMPESGKKSTFNTSKL, from the exons ATGGCAGCACCAACTCAGTCTCTGGTATTCACAGTACGAAGGTCCAAGCCCGAGTTAATTCCTCCAGCTCAGCCCACACCCCACGAGTTCAAACAACTTTCTGATATCGACGATCAAGAGTCTTTCCGATTTCAAGCCCCGGTGATACAATTTTATAGACACGATCCCTCGATGCAAGGGAGAGACCCTGTGAAAGTCATCAGAGAGGCACTTGCTCAAACACTTGTGTTTTACTATCCATTTGCAGGTAGGCTTAGAGAAGGGCCTGGAAGGAAACTTGTAGTAGAATGCACGAGTGAGGGTGTCGTATTCATCGAGGCAGATGCCGATGTTACACTTGAGCAATTTGGTGATGCTCTTCGACCTCCATTCCCGTGCTTGGAGGAGCTTCTTTTTGACCTTCCAGGCTCTGGAGGGGTTCTTCATTGCCCCTTACTGCTTATTCAG GTGACGCGGCTCAAATGTGGCGCGTTCATCTTCGCACTACGCCTCAACCACACGATGAGCGATGCCGCTGGTCTGGTCCAGTTCATGACAGCCGTGGGCGAGATGGCGCGGGGTGCGCGCTCCCCTTCCGTCTTACCCGTATGGCAGAGACATTTCTTAAATGCGAGGGACCCAACATGCTTGACATGCACGCACCGCGAGTACGACGAGGTGATCGACACCAAGGGTACTGGCACCATCACCCCGCTCGAGGACATGGCTTGCCGCTCCTTCTTTTTCGGCCGTACCGAGTTGTCTGCCATCCGTAGGTTTGTGCCGCTTCACCTGAGCCAGTCCACCACCTTTGAGGTTATCATGGCATGCCTTTGGCGATGCCGCACCATTGCACTCCAGTTCGACCGCAACGAGGAGGTGCGCATGATGTCCATCGTCAGCGCGCGTGGCAAGTTCAATCCTCCGTTACCGAGCGGTTACTACGGCAACGTCTTTGCGTACCCAGCAGCAGTCACGACTGCCGGAAAGCTCTGCGAGAACACTAATTTGGGTTATGCTTTGGAATTGGTGAGGAAGGCAAAAAGAGAAGTGAACGAGGAGTATATGCGGTCGGTGGCAGATCTAATGGTGATCAGAGGCAGGCCATTCCTAACGGTGGTGGGCTCATTCCTTGTGTCGGATGTGACACGTGCCGGGTTTGGAAAGGTTGACTTTGGGTGGGGCAAGCCAGCTTATGGTGGGCCAGCCGAATGTGTTGTGAGAAGTATTCCTAGAACGGGGAGCTTCTATATTCCTTGTAAGAACAGTAAGGGAGAGGAAGGAATAGCCGTGGGAGTTTGCTTGCCAGCCCCAGCAATGGAAATATTCGTCAAGGAGTTGGATTTCTTTCTGAAAAACATGCCGGAGAGTGGCAAGAAATCCACTTTTAATACGTCTAAACTGTAA